From one Physeter macrocephalus isolate SW-GA chromosome 18, ASM283717v5, whole genome shotgun sequence genomic stretch:
- the MCM3 gene encoding DNA replication licensing factor MCM3, translating to MAGTVVLDDVELREAQRDYLDFLDDEEDQGIYQSKVRELISDNQYRLIVNVNDLRRKNEKRANRLLSNAFEELVAFQRALKDFVASIDATYAKQYEEFYIGLEGSFGSKHVSPRTLTSCFLSCVVCVEGIVTKCSLVRPKVVRSVHYCPATKKTIERRYSDLTTLVAFPSSSVYPTKDEENNPLETEYGLSVYKDHQIITIQEMPEKAPAGQLPRSVDVILDDDLVDRVKPGDRVQVVGTYRCLPGKKGGYTSGTFRTVLIACNVKQMSKDVQPSFSAEDIAKIKKFSKTRSKDIFDQLARSLAPSIHGHDYVKKAILCLLLGGVERDLENGSHIRGDINILLIGDPSVAKSQLLRYVLCTAPRAIPTTGRGSSGVGLTAAVTTDQETGERRLEAGAMVLADRGVVCIDEFDKMSDMDRTAIHEVMEQGRVTIAKAGIHARLNARCSVLAAANPVYGRYDQYKTPMENIGLQDSLLSRFDLLFIMLDQMDPEQDREISDHVLRMHRYRAPGEQDGDAMPLGSAVDILATEDPNFSQEDQRDTQIYEKHDSLLHGAKKKKEKMVSAAFMRKYIHVAKIIKPVLTQESAAYIAEEYSCLRSQDSMGSDTARTSPVTARTLETLIRLATAHAKARMSKTVDLQDAEEAVELVQYAYFKKVLEKEKKRKKQSEDESETEDEAEKSQEDQGQKRKRRKTRHSDAKDGDSYDPYDFSDTEEEMPQVHTPKATDSQETKESQKVELSESRLKIFKVALLEVFQEAHAQSVGMNRLTESINRDNEEPFSSAEIQAALSRMQDDNQVMVSEGIVFLI from the exons ATGGCGGGGACCGTGGTGCTGGACGATGTGGAGCTGAGAGAGGCGCAGAGAGACTACCTGGACTTCCTGGACGACGAG GAAGACCAGGGAATTTATCAAAGCAAAGTTCGGGAGCTGATCAGTGACAACCAGTACCGGTTGATTGTCAACGTGAATGACCTGCGTAGGAAAAACGAGAAAAGGGCTAACCG CCTCCTGAGCAATGCCTTTGAGGAGCTGGTTGCCTTCCAGCGGGCATTGAAGGATTTTGTGGCCTCCATTGATGCTACATATGCCAAGCAGTATGAGGAGTTCTATATAGGCTTGGAGGGCAGCTTTGGCTCCAAGCATGTCTCTCCCCGGACTCTTACCTCCTGCTTCCTTAGCTGTGTCGTCTGTGTGGAGGGCATTGTCACTAAAT GCTCTCTAGTTCGTCCCAAAGTCGTCCGCAGTGTTCACTACTGTCCTGCTACCAAGAAGACCATAGAGCGACGTTATTCTGATCTCACCACCCTGGTGGCCTTTCCGTCCAGCTCTGTCTATCCTACCAAG GATGAGGAAAACAATCCCCTTGAGACAGAATACGGCCTTTCTGTCTACAAAGACCACCAGATCATCACCATCCAGGAGATGCCGGAGAAGGCCCCCGCTGGCCAGCTTCCCCGCTCCGTGGACGTCATACTGGATGATGACTTGGTGGACAGAGTGAAGCCCGGTGACCGGGTTCAGGTGGTGGGGACCTACCGCTGCCTTCCTGGAAAGAAGGGAGGCTACACCTCAGGGACCTTCAG GACTGTCCTGATTGCCTGTAACGTGAAGCAGATGAGCAAGGACGTTCAGCCTTCCTTCTCTGCTGAGGACATAGCCAAGATCAAGAAGTTCAGTAAAACCCGTTCCAAG GATATCTTTGACCAGCTGGCCAGGTCGCTGGCCCCCAGCATCCATGGGCATGACTATGTCAAAAAGGCAATCCTCTGCTTGCTCTTGGGGGGAGTGGAACGAGACCTAGAGAATGGCAGCCACATCCGTGGGGACATCAATATCCTTCTAATAG GAGACCCATCGGTCGCCAAGTCCCAGCTTCTGCGGTACGTACTGTGTACCGCACCTCGGGCCATCCCCACCACCGGCCGGGGCTCGTCTGGAGTGGGTCTCACGGCCGCTGTCACCACAGACCAGGAAACAG gggaGCGGCGTCTGGAGGCGGGGGCCATGGTCCTGGCTGACCGAGGCGTGGTTTGCATCGATGAGTTTGACAAGATGTCTGACATGGACCGCACGGCCATCCACGAGGTGATGGAGCAGGGCCGAGTCACCATCGCCAAGGCCGGCATCCACGCTCGGCTCAATGCCCGCTGCAGTGTTTTGGCAGCCGCCAACCCCGTCTACGGCAGG TATGATCAGTACAAGACCCCCATGGAGAACATCGGGCTGCAGGACTCCCTGCTGTCCCGATTCGACCTCCTCTTCATCATGCTGGATCAGATGGATCCCGAGCAGGATCGGGAGATCTCAGACCACGTCCTCAGAATGCACCGCTACCGGGCACCCGGCGAGCAGGATGGTGACG CTATGCCTCTAGGGAGTGCCGTGGATATCCTGGCCACGGAAGATCCCAACTTTAGCCAGGAAGACCAGCGGGACACCCAGATCTACGAGAAGCATGATAGCCTTCTGCATGGGGCCAAGAAAAAGAA GGAGAAGATGGTGAGTGCGGCTTTCATGAGGAAGTACATCCACGTGGCCAAAATCATCAAGCCCGTCCTGACGCAGGAGTCGGCTGCCTACATTGCAGAGGAGTACTCATGCCTGCGCAGCCAGGACAGCATGGGCTCGGACACCGCCAGG ACGTCTCCAGTGACAGCCCGGACACTGGAAACTCTGATTCGATTGGCCACGGCCCACGCCAAGGCCCGCATGAGCAAGACTGTGGACCTGCAGGATGCAGAGGAGGCTGTGGAGCTGGTCCAGTACGCTTACTTCAAGAAG GTTCTCGAGAAGGAGAAGAAACGTAAGAAGCAAAGTGAGGATGAATCGGAGACAGAAGATGAAGCGGAGAAAAGCCAGGAGGACCAAGGGCAGAAGAGGAAGAG GAGGAAGACCCGTCACTCGGATGCCAAGGATGGGGACTCCTATGACCCCTACGACTTCAGTGACACGGAGGAGGAGATGCCTCAGG TGCACACTCCAAAGGCGACAGACTCACAGGAGACCAAGGAGTCCCAGAAGGTGGAGTTGAGTGAATCCAG GTTGAAGATCTTCAAGGTGGCCCTCCTGGAGGTGTTCCAGGAAGCTCACGCACAGTCAGTGGGCATGAATCGCCTCACAGAATCCATCAATCGGGACAACGAAGAGCCCTTCTCCTCTGCGGAGATCCAGGCTGCGCTGAGCAGGATGCAGGATGACAACCAGGTCATGGTCTCCGAGGGCATCGTCTTCCTCATCTGA